One part of the Sorangiineae bacterium MSr11954 genome encodes these proteins:
- a CDS encoding DUF692 domain-containing protein: MRAKVGLGLRWEFVDELVAGLPEELDFLEIAPENYIGRGGYHRAGLLRLAQRYPLLAHGLTLSLGGTEPFDGAFLRELRTFLEEVRAPYHSDHLCFGASGGRVLHELLPIAFTRASLGRIVDRAREVMDALGMPLAVENISYYLPPGRAEIEEPDFLAELCERAGCGLLLDVNNAFVNATNLGFDVQRWLDRAPLERTVHIHVAGGEWMDAPGGERLLVDTHGADVPDPVYALLERALARTGPVPILLERDHAIPPLDGLLAEVRRVRAVADRVWTAAGGGIEGYAAGQVARWLGGQLEDEAGG, encoded by the coding sequence GTGCGCGCGAAGGTCGGCCTGGGTCTTCGGTGGGAGTTCGTGGACGAGCTCGTGGCGGGCTTGCCCGAGGAGCTCGATTTTCTCGAGATCGCACCGGAGAATTACATCGGGCGAGGCGGATACCACCGGGCCGGGCTCCTACGCCTTGCGCAGCGCTATCCGCTGCTCGCGCACGGGCTCACCTTGTCGCTCGGGGGGACCGAGCCCTTCGATGGCGCCTTCTTGCGCGAGCTCCGCACGTTCCTCGAGGAGGTGCGGGCGCCGTATCACTCCGATCATCTTTGTTTTGGCGCGAGCGGCGGGCGAGTGCTTCACGAGCTCTTGCCGATTGCGTTCACGCGCGCGAGCCTCGGGCGCATCGTCGATCGCGCGCGGGAGGTGATGGACGCGCTGGGGATGCCGCTCGCCGTCGAGAACATCAGCTATTACCTGCCGCCCGGGCGCGCCGAGATCGAGGAGCCGGATTTCCTGGCGGAGCTCTGCGAGCGCGCGGGGTGCGGTCTTTTGCTCGACGTGAACAACGCCTTCGTCAACGCCACGAACCTCGGCTTCGACGTGCAGCGCTGGCTCGATCGCGCGCCGCTCGAGCGCACCGTGCACATTCATGTCGCCGGCGGCGAATGGATGGACGCGCCGGGCGGGGAGCGGCTGCTGGTCGACACCCACGGCGCCGACGTCCCCGATCCCGTGTACGCGCTCTTGGAACGCGCGCTCGCGCGCACCGGCCCCGTGCCGATTTTGCTGGAGCGCGACCACGCGATCCCGCCGCTCGACGGGCTGCTCGCCGAGGTGCGAAGGGTGCGGGCGGTGGCGGATCGTGTGTGGACTGCGGCGGGCGGCGGGATAGAGGGGTACGCGGCTGGGCAGGTAGCTAGGTGGCTAGGCGGGCAACTAGAGGACGAGGCAGGCGGCTAG
- a CDS encoding polysaccharide lyase, translated as MFATKPHPTISPIPPSAFACIALPLVLIQGCSADASEREDDSTISALDRASTSAATPDDHSSSADADPDVRNLDPSTAEPLDPDPSTAAAAAAPQWAGQFAGFRSSSWQSAWGYTSQGSWGLGQLSAVSDSSAPGGGSALRVFYGKGSSANSCTNCPNPGGGQFHTKLSSLGSAGSTMANSKTLDLKYNVKFPSGWSFGKGGKLPGLYGGNIGEASGGNHGWGWSTRFMWRNHGGAPNAGEVYLYTPSNAGPSGYGVDYFGNWKWTADGKWHTVEQLVNRSTGDVTVWFDGKQVLAEPGIAKGISNIPFSGIFFSTFFGGHDTSWGPSVSEYAYFANFSLSTGIQH; from the coding sequence ATGTTCGCCACCAAGCCCCACCCCACCATCTCTCCGATCCCGCCGTCCGCCTTCGCCTGCATCGCCCTTCCCCTGGTCCTCATCCAAGGCTGCAGCGCAGACGCTTCCGAACGGGAGGACGACTCCACGATCTCGGCGCTCGATCGCGCCTCGACGTCCGCGGCGACCCCCGACGACCATTCAAGTTCCGCCGACGCCGACCCCGACGTACGGAACCTCGACCCGAGCACCGCCGAACCCCTCGACCCCGATCCGAGCACCGCGGCCGCGGCAGCCGCACCCCAATGGGCGGGCCAATTCGCAGGGTTCCGCAGCTCCTCGTGGCAATCGGCGTGGGGCTACACGTCGCAAGGCTCGTGGGGCCTGGGGCAGCTCAGCGCCGTCTCGGATTCGAGCGCGCCCGGCGGCGGATCGGCCCTTCGGGTCTTTTACGGAAAGGGCTCCTCGGCCAACTCGTGCACGAACTGCCCAAACCCGGGAGGGGGACAGTTCCACACCAAGCTCTCGTCGCTCGGCTCCGCCGGCAGCACCATGGCCAACTCCAAGACGTTGGACCTCAAATACAACGTGAAGTTTCCCTCGGGGTGGAGCTTCGGCAAAGGCGGCAAGCTGCCCGGGCTCTACGGTGGCAACATCGGCGAGGCCTCCGGCGGGAACCATGGGTGGGGATGGTCGACCCGGTTCATGTGGCGCAACCACGGCGGCGCGCCCAACGCGGGCGAAGTTTACTTGTACACGCCCAGCAACGCGGGGCCGAGCGGCTACGGCGTGGACTACTTCGGTAACTGGAAATGGACGGCCGACGGCAAATGGCACACGGTGGAACAACTGGTGAATCGATCCACGGGCGATGTCACCGTGTGGTTCGATGGCAAACAGGTCCTCGCTGAGCCGGGTATCGCAAAGGGCATTTCTAACATTCCGTTCAGCGGCATATTCTTCTCGACGTTCTTCGGCGGTCACGATACGAGCTGGGGCCCCAGCGTCTCCGAGTATGCTTACTTCGCGAACTTCTCGCTCTCCACGGGGATTCAGCACTAG
- a CDS encoding carbohydrate porin produces MLRLRLRSAGACITAAAAALVCSMPNTASAEISSDRVEFMGYGRMGIGWTKSGQVVSGRYMNLTRRRALGGRLEEGDYLEPMMRLHLKKADKDKDTETTVDLVTSFEMYSSGGSVVSSLSNGDTDSIKIFPEQAYIQAKNVFTPGLEIWLGSRLYRKNDIHIADYYYFNNLPAQGVGAIYTRPGFGEIDVAILTKTGSSPFFRTNVGMPDGPPQQVTRQRTMFVAEYKYLFGPKTSFVQALGELHVVPRSGKQDIQTDAAVNPPDWGAVGGAKVHLDFGGDSFSDTSIRYGTRIANGAESGGSTFDTFGSTAADGTYKGAYGVELVEHFGIDIQRVVGINGYFAAHYSQGTSDLAPSATPRDANARSDYVVGVRPTIFVTDQFHMITEATFQTRKDDGKAQGMAVKLSVVPTIVPSGGRSMWTRPHIRGIYTLGIYNQAAQDQLMSQFLETVGPTKLAHFVGARTEWWF; encoded by the coding sequence ATGCTTCGACTCCGATTGCGCTCCGCGGGAGCCTGTATCACCGCGGCTGCGGCCGCGCTCGTCTGCAGTATGCCAAATACGGCGTCGGCCGAAATCAGCTCCGACAGGGTCGAGTTCATGGGCTATGGCCGCATGGGGATCGGCTGGACCAAGAGCGGTCAGGTGGTCTCGGGCCGCTACATGAACTTGACCCGGCGAAGAGCCCTCGGCGGCCGCCTCGAGGAAGGCGATTACCTCGAGCCGATGATGCGGCTGCACCTGAAAAAAGCCGACAAAGACAAAGACACCGAGACCACCGTCGATCTGGTGACGAGCTTCGAGATGTACTCCTCGGGCGGCTCCGTCGTCAGCTCCCTGTCGAACGGCGACACCGATAGCATCAAGATCTTCCCCGAGCAGGCGTACATCCAAGCCAAGAACGTGTTCACGCCCGGGCTCGAGATCTGGCTGGGCTCCCGCCTGTATCGTAAAAACGATATCCACATCGCCGACTATTATTATTTCAACAACCTGCCCGCCCAGGGCGTGGGCGCCATCTACACGCGCCCGGGCTTCGGCGAGATCGACGTGGCCATCCTGACCAAGACGGGCTCCTCGCCCTTCTTCCGCACCAACGTGGGGATGCCCGACGGCCCGCCGCAGCAGGTCACCCGCCAGCGGACGATGTTCGTTGCGGAATACAAATACCTGTTCGGGCCCAAGACGAGCTTCGTCCAAGCCCTGGGCGAGCTTCACGTGGTGCCGCGATCGGGCAAGCAAGACATTCAGACCGACGCGGCCGTGAACCCACCCGACTGGGGCGCGGTGGGCGGCGCGAAGGTTCACCTGGACTTCGGCGGCGATTCATTTAGCGACACATCCATCCGCTACGGTACCCGCATCGCCAACGGCGCCGAGAGCGGGGGCTCCACCTTCGACACCTTCGGCTCGACCGCGGCCGACGGCACGTACAAAGGCGCATACGGTGTGGAGCTCGTGGAGCACTTCGGCATCGACATCCAGCGCGTCGTCGGCATCAATGGGTATTTCGCGGCCCACTACAGCCAAGGAACGAGCGACTTGGCGCCATCGGCGACACCTCGGGATGCCAACGCGCGTTCGGACTACGTGGTCGGCGTCAGGCCGACCATCTTCGTGACGGACCAGTTTCACATGATCACCGAGGCCACCTTCCAAACGCGCAAAGACGATGGAAAGGCTCAAGGGATGGCCGTCAAGCTGTCGGTGGTCCCCACCATCGTTCCCAGCGGTGGCCGCAGCATGTGGACCCGCCCGCACATCCGCGGCATTTACACGTTGGGCATTTACAACCAGGCCGCGCAGGATCAGCTGATGTCGCAGTTCCTCGAGACCGTCGGCCCGACGAAGCTCGCGCACTTCGTGGGCGCCCGCACCGAGTGGTGGTTCTGA
- a CDS encoding pyrroloquinoline quinone-dependent dehydrogenase yields the protein MKRRRGGASVVGGVGFAAFVMGLWNCKVAPDSEAPAGVARAESSAVAEGEWPAYGRDPGGARHSPLAQITRDNVGRLRRAWTYRTGDIAYVLNHPNISTFQSTPIYVFGSLYVSTGFDRVIALDPETGTERWTFDPKVNLRVRYLPSLTSRGVASWEDPAVGPSSCRRRIFLATLDARLVALDAESGEPCAGFGRAGFVDLGAGVEDFAPGRYGMTSPPAIVNGMVVIGSMVLDNATIHVPRGVVRGFDARTGALAWSWDPIPRSASDPGYEAWSPEDAARARAANVWSMMASDPERDLVFLPTSSPAPDYYGGLRRGPGPHANSLAALRASTGKLVWAFQVVHHDIWDYDVAAPPALTTVHRDGKDWPAVAVATKQGHLFLLDRDNGKPLLPVEERPVPPSDVPGEVASPTQPFPVATPNLTGETRVTPDDAWGLTAIDREACRAILAGARSEGIFTPVSTRGTIQFPGPLGGVNWGGVAIDAHRGLLMTSVNRLPYLVRLIPRSELYVPMPGEDVGEQAGTPYRMARHVPRGPLVPLPCTKPPWGKLVAVDLATGAIRWDVPLGRMPGLELVPGSETWGSMALGGPIVTDGGLAFIAATMDNVLRAMDVDTGKELWRAPLPTGGQATPMTYRAPSGRQFVVIAAGGSVFLSSRPGDHLVAFALPD from the coding sequence ATGAAACGTCGGCGCGGCGGGGCATCGGTCGTCGGTGGGGTGGGGTTCGCGGCCTTCGTCATGGGCCTATGGAACTGCAAGGTGGCGCCGGACAGCGAGGCGCCGGCCGGTGTCGCTCGGGCCGAGTCCAGCGCGGTGGCCGAGGGCGAGTGGCCCGCCTACGGGCGCGATCCGGGGGGCGCGCGCCATTCGCCGCTCGCGCAGATCACGCGCGACAACGTGGGGCGGCTCCGGCGGGCGTGGACGTACCGCACGGGCGATATCGCCTATGTGCTCAATCATCCGAACATCAGCACCTTCCAGTCGACCCCCATTTACGTATTTGGCTCGCTCTATGTGAGCACCGGCTTCGACCGGGTGATCGCGCTCGATCCGGAGACGGGCACCGAGCGTTGGACGTTCGATCCCAAGGTGAACCTGCGTGTGCGGTATCTGCCGAGCCTCACGTCCCGCGGCGTGGCCTCGTGGGAGGATCCCGCGGTGGGCCCGAGCTCCTGCCGGCGCCGCATCTTCCTCGCCACCCTCGACGCGCGGCTGGTGGCGCTCGACGCCGAGAGCGGAGAGCCTTGCGCCGGCTTCGGGCGGGCGGGCTTCGTCGATCTCGGGGCCGGGGTGGAGGACTTCGCGCCGGGGCGCTACGGGATGACGTCGCCGCCGGCCATCGTCAACGGGATGGTGGTGATCGGCTCGATGGTGCTCGACAATGCGACCATCCATGTTCCACGGGGCGTCGTGCGCGGCTTCGATGCGCGCACGGGGGCGCTCGCGTGGAGCTGGGATCCGATCCCGCGAAGCGCGTCCGATCCGGGCTACGAGGCGTGGTCTCCCGAGGACGCCGCGCGCGCGCGGGCGGCCAACGTGTGGAGCATGATGGCGTCCGATCCCGAGCGCGATTTGGTCTTTTTGCCGACGAGCTCCCCCGCGCCCGATTACTACGGCGGCCTGCGCAGAGGGCCGGGGCCGCACGCCAATTCGCTGGCGGCGCTGCGCGCGTCCACGGGGAAGCTCGTGTGGGCATTCCAGGTCGTGCACCACGATATTTGGGATTACGACGTGGCCGCGCCGCCCGCGCTGACCACCGTGCACCGCGACGGCAAAGATTGGCCGGCCGTTGCCGTAGCAACGAAACAAGGGCACCTGTTCCTCCTCGATCGCGACAACGGCAAACCGCTCTTGCCGGTCGAGGAGCGCCCGGTGCCGCCCAGCGACGTTCCGGGCGAAGTGGCGAGCCCGACGCAGCCTTTTCCGGTCGCGACCCCCAACTTGACCGGCGAAACGCGGGTTACGCCGGACGATGCGTGGGGGCTCACCGCCATCGACCGCGAAGCGTGTCGGGCCATCCTGGCGGGCGCGCGCTCCGAGGGCATCTTCACGCCCGTGAGCACGCGCGGGACGATTCAATTTCCGGGGCCGCTCGGGGGCGTGAATTGGGGAGGTGTCGCCATCGACGCCCATCGCGGGCTTTTGATGACGAGCGTGAATCGTTTGCCGTATCTGGTGCGGCTCATTCCACGCTCCGAGCTTTATGTGCCCATGCCGGGTGAAGACGTGGGCGAGCAGGCCGGCACGCCGTACCGCATGGCGCGGCACGTCCCGCGCGGGCCGCTCGTTCCCTTGCCGTGCACCAAGCCGCCGTGGGGCAAATTGGTGGCCGTCGATCTGGCCACGGGGGCCATCCGTTGGGACGTTCCCTTGGGGCGCATGCCGGGGCTGGAGCTCGTTCCGGGCTCCGAGACGTGGGGCTCGATGGCGCTGGGCGGGCCCATCGTGACCGATGGCGGTCTGGCCTTCATTGCGGCCACCATGGATAACGTGTTGCGAGCCATGGACGTGGACACCGGAAAAGAGCTCTGGCGTGCGCCCTTGCCCACGGGGGGACAGGCGACCCCCATGACATACCGCGCGCCGAGCGGGCGGCAATTCGTGGTCATCGCGGCCGGCGGGAGCGTCTTTCTATCGAGCCGGCCGGGCGATCATTTGGTGGCGTTTGCGCTGCCGGATTGA